DNA sequence from the Teretinema zuelzerae genome:
TACCGCGGAAAGCATGGATCTCGCTTCGATCCCCACGCTTCTCGCCACAGGCTTCGGCCTCGACGCGGGGCTTTTATACAAGCTGGGCGACGGTTTTTCCGCCGGCCTCGTCTGCCGGGATCTGTATACGCCGGTGTTCACCACCGAATACGCCTCCCTGGACGATTATCTTGCCGGCAGCGCGGGCGACACGACCTACGCGCGAATCGAACCCGAACTCACAATCGGCGCAAGTTATAACCTGCAGCTCCCCGAAGACTGGATCACCATATCGCAATGGGGGTTCTATCTGGACTATCGCGATATATTGGGATTGCTCGACATAATTCCGGCGAATCCCGTACTCAACGTCGCGCTGGGAACGGAGATGATCCTCCTCGACGTAGTCAGTCTCCGCGCCGGAATCAACCAGACATACGCGGCTTTAGGCCTCGGACTGGACCTTTCTCTCTTCGCCCTGGACGTAGCCATGTACGGCAGCGAACTCGGCATCGACCCCGGCGCCCGTCCCCTTTTGAACATGGAAGTCTCGCTGGCTTTTGAATATTAATTCGCCTGTCGCTTGACACTTTACGGGAATTCCTGTAATCTCCTTTACATCAAATGATTTGGGCCACTAGCTCAGTAGGTAGAGCAACGCCCTTTTAAGGCGTGGGTCGATGGTTCGAATCCATCGTGGCTCAAACACTTTAATCCTTATGTTATAAGGATTTATTACCACCCGCAAACCGGGCGTAATACTGATAATTCTTCTTATGTGCAATGAATGTGCAATAAGCGCGTTCCAGAGCAACGCCCCACTAGGGTGCTGTTCACACATAACAAAAGTGATTGGTATTATGTCCGGTTTTATTTTAACCAAACGTGGTGATCTTCCTAACTATTATGTCAGCTTCAAAAACCCTCTAACTGGCAAATATGGTACAAAAAGATGTACTGGGACTTCTGATCGAAAACAAGCTGAAAAAATAGCCTATCAATGGCTTGTATCTGATTCTGATAATGATAATAAAAAACTTTCCACCAAGAACCTCCTTGATGCAATCAAATTCTCTGAATTAACAATTGATGACACAAAGCAAATTGTTGAACTCCTACAAATTAAGGGCTTAGTTGTTTCTGCTGTTTTAAAAGAAGACAAAAGCGATATACCATTGATCGCTTTTCTTGAGAATTTTTGGACAGCTGAGACATCACCGTATATTAAAGAAAAACTCAGAAAACAACATGGAATCCACAAACGATATATCACGAAACAATATGGAGCTATAAAGAACTATTGGAAGCCTTTCTTTAAGGATGTTAAACTTGGATCCTTAACCCGAGATGATATAAATAAGTTTATAGACTGGATGGGACTCTCCCCTACCCCTTCAACATCGCCAGGAAAGAATGCAATGATTAAGGCCGGAACATTAGCATTACGATGGGCAGCAAGAAACGGATATCTACCACATGATATTACACAGGGATTGATGTTTTTTAGTGGAGAAAATAATAAGAGAGAAATTCTAACACCAGAACTAGCAGCTGCTGTATTCCAACGTCCATGGAAAAATCCAACATCAAAACTTGCCAATCTCCTTGCGATGTGCACAGGAATGCGAGCAGGAGAGATTCAAGGGCTTAGAAAACAGGATTTAGGAAAATCATGTTTATACATACGCCACTCATGGAATTTTGATGATGGTTTGAAAACAACAAAGAATAATGAAAACAGAATTGCGGAAATTGTTTTCCCAGAGCTTATGGGTGCAATTATTGACCAAGCCAATTCAAATCCTTATGAGGAAGGCCTCGAGGGGTATGTGTTTTGGGCTTCTATCCCTAATAAACCATGTGAATCAAAAATATGGCTTGCAGACCTTCGAGAAGTTTGTAAAGAAATAGGCATTAATGACCCCTCATGGGTTACTTTCCATGCCTGGAGACACTTTTTTGCTACATATATGCATGGCAAAGTACAGGATAAAGTACTCCAAATGGCCACAGGCCATAAGACTAACGCAATGCTTCAACATTATGCAAATCACACTCGTTTGGAAGATATTAATGAGTTAAAGGAGGCTCAAAAGAGTGTTTTTGAACCAATATTAGGTAAAATTATCGATTTATAGTTATTTAGCTCCCTGATGTTGTCGACAAAGGAAACAATCAGGAGGCTAAATGAATTATTCCCAAGGTCAATTTATGCTCCAAGCATGCAAACAAGAAATGCGCTGTCCTAAATGTAAAAGAGGAACACTTACCTCAGCAGAGGATATAGACAAACACTTGATCTGTGATCAGTGTGATTATGTAGTCTGGAGCGGGTATGATGAGGTAATGCGAGAGTATCGTGAAACAAAAGCTTGATAATGAAGTATAAGTGGTGAAAATTAAGAAATTGAATAATATCTCCACTGGATGTAAAATACTTAAGTTGTTCAGTATAAACTAATGTTAGATTGACCCTTCGGGCGGAGGAAAGATGAATATAAACTATTCTGAAATATGGTATACATATTCAACATACTTTTCCGGTAATCAACTTGTCCCATTAAGTATTATTTCTGAAATATTACTACGAACTAACATTACAGATTGTATATACACAAACGAAGGAAATTACAGAATATTATCTGGTGATAAAGTCATAGAAAAAGAGATTGATACAGAATACAACCCAGAAATGACACGAGGTTCATTTTCAATAAAAGATTGGCCAGAAAATGATTTTACAAAGGAAGTTTTATATCAAAACTGTATAAACTCATTTTTCGAACGGAAATTATTAAATTACGATGGTAAATATGTAGATAATAGTTATATTCGGTTTTCAGTAGGAGAAGCTGTTTTATTATTTGAACACGATGATAAAATATTGTATCCATTTATCACAGTATATCCTACAGGAATTTTGATTCTTGAATTTAGAGGTATTTATAATAAGAGTTATGGTATAGATGACTATATAGACAATTGCGTTGATTTTTCTCGAAAAGTTTATTCGAAATGTTATACAAGCAAACAACTATCAAAATTATCACGAAATATAATTAATTGGACTGGAGAATGTTCGGAGATAATTGAAGATAGTGGTGAATTTAAGTTTGAACTTTTTGAGTTTATTGTTGGAGAAAAACATCGTACACTAACCACTATTGCCACAACAATGTTTGAAATAATAATAACATTGATGAATCATGTATTAAAGAAAAGTAGTCTTGAAATTGGAAATATATGGATTCATAAGCCACACATTCATTTATTGAAATACACAAATCAAAAAAAGTTAGCGAGCGAATGTGTTGAAATGAATTCAAAGGAACTAAAAAAAATATTACTAGATATTAGTAGATCATATGAAGATTATATTGAAACTTATGAATTGAAGAACTTAAGAAAATTCAATGATTTTGCTAGGTTTTATGCATCAAATTTAACTCTGACTGTTTGGAGTAAGGATGGCATAAAGAATGAGACAACTTCATTTGATCCAAATTTTAATCATTGTGTATACCATTCTGAAGTAACAGATCGTTTTTTGGATTATATCAATATGCTGTATGAACAGTCATTTAATTATATAAATAATTGCATGAGTTATGATCAGTTGCTTTATCATCAAACAAGTCATTATTTATTAGAAAATGATTTAATGCATATTTCAAAATATGGTGAGATTGAAGATATGATTTCATATGCAAAAAGCGTTTTACGTATAGAGGAAAAAGCAAATAATGCTTTAAACTTACTTGAGCTTAAAAAAAGCGAAATTGATTTTGCCAAAAACAAACAAATCACTGTCTTTAGTTATGTAATTACTTTCATTTTTGGAATAATTTCAACAGGAGCTCTTTCAAATGACCTAATAACACCATTGTATAAATATTTAGGTTTACCAGCAATTAATAATTGCTATCTGGAGAACTTGTTAATGTGGGGAATTAGTTTTTCTGCAATCTTAGTGAGTGTTTTTATTGCTTATCATTTGATAATACGGAACAAGAAAAAAATCTAACAACTGCTTCAACCTGATAATTCCTTTTGTCATGAAAATTGCAAGTCGCTTCGCTCGGCAATTTTCACGCCAATCCCTTCGGGCCGGAATTACAGGTTAAGCAAATGTTAGGCAGACCCTGCGGGCGCAGATAAGAATAGGAGATTTTCTTGGTAAAGTATCATGTTTTAACGCTTGTAAAAGATCTTGGTCATACTAAATCAGTTATTAACCCAATATTGTTTGAAACAGGTATTGGCTTAGTTTTATTTGATGCTGGTTATCCAAACCAAATAAAAGACTTTGAATCTGAATTCTCAAGATTAGGGTTTTCTATAAAAGATTTAGCTGTGATAGTAATATCACATCATGATCATGACCATATTGGTTCATTAAATGATTTAATATCTATTAATAAAAATATTCAAATATGGGCTAATGAAATTGAGGCAAGTTATATTTGTGGAAAGAATAAATCATTGCGATTGCTTCAAGCAGAAGAATATAATAAAACGTTAAATGATAATGAAAAAATATTTGGAGAACAGTTTGTTGCTTATTTGAAAACAATTGATACTGTACCAGTGGATAAGGTAATAAATGATAATGAAAGTATTTGTACTGGCTTAAAAGTAATAAATACATTTGGGCATACTCCCGGTCATATATCGCTATATTTAGAAGAAGAAAAAATTCTCTTTGTAGGGGATGCCTTAGCAATCGAAGATAATAAATTGATAATTGCAAATCGACAATTTACTCTTGATATGAATGAGACTGTAAAAAGTATCATGAAAATAATCAATATAAATGTTAGTAAAGTAATTTGTTATCACGGTAATCAATTCATTGGAAATGTGACAAATAGCTTAAATGAATTATTGAAGAATTTGCCTAACAACTAGTTCAACCTGACAATTCCTTTTGTCATGAAACTTGCTGGTCGCTACGCTCGGCAAGTTTCACGCCAATCCCTACGGGCCGGAATTGCAGGTTAACTAAATGTTAGAGCGACGCCTTCGGCGCGGCGAGAAAAGGAATAAATATGAACGGCGTTATTGAGTATTTACAAGACGAACATACAAAGCTTAATATTATTAAACTGATTAAAAATAATTTATATTTATATCATCAAATTAATACAAATGAGAAAATACAAAGTTTTTCTGGTTCAATATATAATTATTTTGTTTCTGAGTGTATTCAAAACAATCAATACATATCTCTCTCAAATGAAACAATAAACCGAATTAATGATATTTATATAAACCTTGTTAAAAAGTTAAAACAAATAAGTACAGACAACTACGATAATGAATTAATTGAATCAATAGTGATTAACCATAGAGAACAGTTATTAAAAGCATTATCTGAAAATGAGTATCACAAATGCGATAACCAACTGTATATTCCTTGTTCCGAATATTCCGGTTCTTTTCAATATACTTTATTAAGGCTAAACCAATTCAGATTGCTGGAACCAGTTATGGATATTGGTTGTGGAAAAGATTATGAATTATTAAAGT
Encoded proteins:
- a CDS encoding MBL fold metallo-hydrolase gives rise to the protein MVKYHVLTLVKDLGHTKSVINPILFETGIGLVLFDAGYPNQIKDFESEFSRLGFSIKDLAVIVISHHDHDHIGSLNDLISINKNIQIWANEIEASYICGKNKSLRLLQAEEYNKTLNDNEKIFGEQFVAYLKTIDTVPVDKVINDNESICTGLKVINTFGHTPGHISLYLEEEKILFVGDALAIEDNKLIIANRQFTLDMNETVKSIMKIININVSKVICYHGNQFIGNVTNSLNELLKNLPNN
- a CDS encoding tyrosine-type recombinase/integrase, translating into MSGFILTKRGDLPNYYVSFKNPLTGKYGTKRCTGTSDRKQAEKIAYQWLVSDSDNDNKKLSTKNLLDAIKFSELTIDDTKQIVELLQIKGLVVSAVLKEDKSDIPLIAFLENFWTAETSPYIKEKLRKQHGIHKRYITKQYGAIKNYWKPFFKDVKLGSLTRDDINKFIDWMGLSPTPSTSPGKNAMIKAGTLALRWAARNGYLPHDITQGLMFFSGENNKREILTPELAAAVFQRPWKNPTSKLANLLAMCTGMRAGEIQGLRKQDLGKSCLYIRHSWNFDDGLKTTKNNENRIAEIVFPELMGAIIDQANSNPYEEGLEGYVFWASIPNKPCESKIWLADLREVCKEIGINDPSWVTFHAWRHFFATYMHGKVQDKVLQMATGHKTNAMLQHYANHTRLEDINELKEAQKSVFEPILGKIIDL